TGACCATATTAGCAATGAGACCATGTATGGTGCCTGGTATAACAATGCGGCGGTCGTAAGTTTGATTGTTTACAACCCTTCAAAAGAATTCTAATTTGCTGTAGATCCTTTTTGCCATTCTAGCGACCCGTCTTCTCACTGTCCTTCATCTTGGCTGGGGTTGGATCATCGTTGTTCTTGCTTTTTGCTCGTCCTATTATTCTATTTCTATCTCGCGAACTAGACAGCGAGTCAGGGACGACATCCAAAGAGAGCTGGTGAAAACGAGACTAGTCACTGAGACGGAAAGCGCGGACTGGATCAACTCATTTTTGGAAAGATTTTGGCTCATGTGCGTCGTTGATGGGCACATAGCTTAAGGTGAAAGTTTCGCTAACTGTAATCTTAGCTACGAGCCTGTCCTCAGCCAAACCATTATAGCAAGCACTGATGCTGCGCTGGCCGGAGTAGCCCCACCTGGCGTTGATAGCATCCGTATGACTACTTTTACTCGTGAGTCGGGCTTGAAGGCATAATTCAGCGGTAGGGCTAAAGCTAATTCTTAATACTTTTCTAGTTGGTACCAAAGGTCAGGATTAATCCAATCTGATGTAACCTCAAGGCTAATTTTGCGCAGCTCCTCGAATTGACTATGTCCGCACTTTTCCAAAAACGTACGTTGATCAGATTGCACTATACTACAATACTTTCGTATCCATACAATTAAGACTAACTCATGAGCAGTCCCGAGGACGTTGTCATCATGGACTGGGCTTTGTCTTTCACTCCCAACGACCTTGAAGATACCACCCCTCGCCAAGCTGCCAAGCAGGTGAATCCAAAGATAGTGCTTACCATCCGGGTTGGTAAGGGTGCGGTATCCAAGGGATTGCCTGTCTTGCTGGAAGATCTGTCGTTCTCTGGCAAAATGAGGTATAGTCTACAATTTTTACAGGACCAAGAGTGTGAGCTAATATCCTCATCAGGATCAAATTGAAATTGATGACCAACTTTCCCCATGTCCAGACCATTGATATCAGTTTCATCGAAAAACCTACGTTCGACTATGTACTTAAACCTATTGGCGGAGAGACTTTGGGCTTCGACATCAACAATATCCCTGGCCTCGCTCCATTCATCCGTGACCAAGTGCACTCTAACCTCGGTCCCATGATGTACGACCCCAATGTTTTTACCATTGATCTGCAGCAACTCCTTTCAGGCACTCCACTTGATGCTGCTATTGGCGTTCTCCGTGTTACTGTTTTTGACGCTCGCAACCTCAAAGCCACCAAATTTGGTGGAGGTGAGCCAGACCCCTATGTGGCTTTCTCTATAGGTGCAAAGCAGGCCATCGCCCGAACCAAGACAGTTCCTTCTACGTCCAACCCTAGTTTCCATGAAACACAGTTCCTTTTGATTAATTCTCTTGCCGATGTTCTCAATCTCAATGTTTTCGACTTCAACGACCATCGCCCTGATAGTTTGCTCGGTACCGTGTCTCACGAACTCGGCACACTTGCCGACGACGCTGAGCAAGAGGGTATTGTGGGCCAAATTCTCGGTGGTGGCAAAGATCGTGGTACACTTCGATATGATGTGTCCTACTTCCCTGTTCTCAAGCCAGAGAAGAACGCTGATGGTACATTTGAACCACTTCCTGACATTCAGACCGGCATTGTTCGTCTTACCATTCACCAAGCCAAGAACCTTGATGTCTCAGGTGCGCTTTTGGGAAGTGGTGCCCTCAATCCCTTCGCCAGCGTCTACCTCGGTTCGAGTAAAAATGAAGTTCATAGGACCAAGGTCCTCAAACATGCCAATCAACCTATTTGGGAAGATGCATGCGAATTCCTTGTACCGGAGAAGCACAAGTCAGTTGTGACGGTTGCTATCACCGACAGCAGAGAGTTGGCAACTGACCCAAGCTTGGGAGTGGTTACTATTCGTCTGGCTGACTTGCTTGAAGCCAAGGATAGACACCAAGACTGGTTCCCTCTCAAGGGCTCGCGTCAAGGCAAAGTTCGTATGACTGCTGAATGGAAGCCAGTTGCTATGACTGGTTCTATTGGCGGTGCTAATACTTATATACCTCCAATTGGTATTCTTCGTGTATGGCTCAAAAGAGCTGTAGATGTGAAGAATGTTGAGGCTGCTTTAGGTGGTAAATCTGATCCCTATGTGAGGGTTATGGGTAACAACCGTATCATGGCCCGGACTGAGGTTATCAACAATAACCTCAACCCCGAATGGGATCAAATTATCTATGTGCCTGTGCACTCAACTCGGGAGCGCTTCATGCTCGAAGTGATGGATTACCAAAATATCGGCAAGGACAGGTCGCTTGGTTACGTGGACTTGGCCGCTAGAGATTACATCGACGAAAGTAATGACCAGAAGTACCCTTACATCTCGAAGGGTTCTCAAGATAGGAGGGACAGAATCAAACTTGACAAGGCTGACCATTTTAAGGGTGAGCTTCATTACGAAGTGGATTTCAAACCAGCCGTTTCCCTCCGAGGTGGAGTCTCCTTTGATGCCCAAAAGAACGAGCTTGAGTTAGCGGCCGAGGCTGCTGAGACTCAATCTGTTGCCGAAGGCGCTAGTTCCAGTGCCGCAGCTACTGTCACTCCCGAAGCCCATGGATCCATCAAGGTTGCGCCCGTGCTTAGCGGTGTCACCGGGGTAGTAGATGTTACTGTTGGAGATGCCAATGGTCATGGCGCCAGTCAATCCGTTGCGAACCCCCCAATAATCGCGGCTGCTCCAAAGCCTGAAGAAGATGCTCAACCGGAGACGGCTGCAGAGGATCCACAGGAGGGAGTAATTATGTCTACCGATGAGATCTTAGCATGCCGTGAGTTCGCCATGTGAAGCATTCGGCTCACTTTGCTGACTGTCTTATCAGAATCTGGGGTTTTGGTCTTCCAAGTCATTTCTGGTCAGCTTGCTCGGCGTGGCGCCCTTGAAGTGATGTTTGATGATGGTTACTGGCCTGCTTTCACATCAGGTAAAGCTCGCAGCAACCACCCAACTTGGGACCAGGTCGGTGAAGGTTTTATCCGTGAACTTGATTTTAGTCGAGTTTGGTTGAGGATTAATGCCGCCGATGAGAATAACAAGGAAGATGTTGTGGCTGAATTCAAATGTGAAACCAAAGATTTCCTGGAAAGGTGTATTGTGAGTAGATAATTGTTTTTGAGATGTTGGTAAATGCTAACGGCGGGGTTTGCGATGTAGGACGCTCCTTATGACTTCATTCTGACTGAACTCGATGGCTCAAATAGAAGTATTGTTCGGATCGCCGCTCGTTTTGTACCGGTAGACATTGTGCTTCAGCCTCGAGAAAGTATTAACAGTAAGTCATTAAGGCAGCTGAGGATTCTCGATTTCTGATGAAGTTCACAGACATGGGTATCCTCAGGGTTGATGTAATAGATGCTAAAGCGCTGCACGGTGCTGATAGGAGTGGTAAATCCGATGTGAGTATCCATGAGCATCTTATACGCCCCCTTTCACTTATGGTCGACTTCAATGAAGCCATATGTCGTCTTTACTTTGAATGGCATGAAGGTCTTCAAATCGGAAACAAAAAGAAAGTAAGAATGCAGTGTGACTTTGCGTTATAGCCATGATACTCACTGCCAGCTGCACAGAACCCTCAACCCCGTATGGAATGAAACCTTCGAGGCCATGGTTCCTTCTCGCGTGGCGGCCAAGTTTGCATTTGAGATATTTGATTGGGACAGGGCAAGTAACTTTCACGTTTTGCAACCTGCTCATGCTGACATGTGGGGCTGGCAGGTCGGTACCGCAACTCGCTTGGGTGGAAATACAATCGATTTATCTATTCTCGAGCCTTTTGAGGCTACCGAGGTCTCTCTACCTGTTATCACTGAGAAGCGAGGTGAGAAAGGCACTTTTACTTTCAGATTGCTCTTCACACCTGAAAGTGAGTACTTGACGTGATTGCTTGATCATCATATCCTAATGTGA
This DNA window, taken from Cryptococcus gattii WM276 chromosome C, complete sequence, encodes the following:
- a CDS encoding Transmembrane protein, putative (Similar to TIGR gene model, INSD accession AAW42308.1), with the protein product MSFVKALDHAIPNGQTFSNLAKAPGAVAGGVTSAVGSVGQVVGVDQVKGAAVHMFDPDASPAVKAAAAAKAKASLGLPSRDKVREGISGDGGGARAVIIDTSTSAKAPKPTVTLADVDKASQAEGQGEGSDDMPGSIPSNTAPSIPTWVMAGWKQAAGLGKTTKAREEATVLQTYLNETMYGAWYNNAAVILFAILATRLLTVLHLGWGWIIVVLAFCSSYYSISISRTRQRVRDDIQRELVKTRLVTETESADWINSFLERFWLIYEPVLSQTIIASTDAALAGVAPPGVDSIRMTTFTPPRIDYVRTFPKTPEDVVIMDWALSFTPNDLEDTTPRQAAKQVNPKIVLTIRVGKGAVSKGLPVLLEDLSFSGKMRIKLKLMTNFPHVQTIDISFIEKPTFDYVLKPIGGETLGFDINNIPGLAPFIRDQVHSNLGPMMYDPNVFTIDLQQLLSGTPLDAAIGVLRVTVFDARNLKATKFGGGEPDPYVAFSIGAKQAIARTKTVPSTSNPSFHETQFLLINSLADVLNLNVFDFNDHRPDSLLGTVSHELGTLADDAEQEGIVGQILGGGKDRGTLRYDVSYFPVLKPEKNADGTFEPLPDIQTGIVRLTIHQAKNLDVSGALLGSGALNPFASVYLGSSKNEVHRTKVLKHANQPIWEDACEFLVPEKHKSVVTVAITDSRELATDPSLGVVTIRLADLLEAKDRHQDWFPLKGSRQGKVRMTAEWKPVAMTGSIGGANTYIPPIGILRVWLKRAVDVKNVEAALGGKSDPYVRVMGNNRIMARTEVINNNLNPEWDQIIYVPVHSTRERFMLEVMDYQNIGKDRSLGYVDLAARDYIDESNDQKYPYISKGSQDRRDRIKLDKADHFKGELHYEVDFKPAVSLRGGVSFDAQKNELELAAEAAETQSVAEGASSSAAATVTPEAHGSIKVAPVLSGVTGVVDVTVGDANGHGASQSVANPPIIAAAPKPEEDAQPETAAEDPQEGVIMSTDEILACQSGVLVFQVISGQLARRGALEVMFDDGYWPAFTSGKARSNHPTWDQVGEGFIRELDFSRVWLRINAADENNKEDVVAEFKCETKDFLERCIDAPYDFILTELDGSNRSIVRIAARFVPVDIVLQPRESINNMGILRVDVIDAKALHGADRSGKSDPYVVFTLNGMKVFKSETKRKTLNPVWNETFEAMVPSRVAAKFAFEIFDWDRVGTATRLGGNTIDLSILEPFEATEVSLPVITEKRGEKGTFTFRLLFTPEIIARVRQNTSSFVSAGRAITQIGGVPLGVGKGVIQGGGTVAGGVAHGLGSVGGFAGRRIGLIKKKDKSTEKDIVADSVSGASSPVAPGTIAAGADITPAVNESSGVAAGQTSAPVGDNLDGAVPGHHATTLPVGESASPQEPGTLGVTVVSAKDLKSNREGSAKPYVQIKAGGKTVKTEHLKGSAPEWNESFSFNITPNTKSFFVTVCDHHTLGKDPELGEAEVDIWRHIQPAVTSADVWVELSNGTGLLRLKLDWNTGLANPTPMRLGSRMRTPSVGSKSLPESPGRFSMKKSKE